One window from the genome of Methyloradius palustris encodes:
- the rpsO gene encoding 30S ribosomal protein S15 codes for MSISTAEKAKIVGDYQQAPSDTGSPEVQVALLTSRISGLTEHFKVNAKDNHSRRGLLALVSQRRKLLDYLKRKNADRYRSLIERLGLRK; via the coding sequence ATGTCTATTTCGACTGCTGAAAAAGCCAAAATTGTTGGCGATTATCAACAAGCACCAAGCGATACTGGCTCGCCAGAAGTACAAGTTGCATTGCTCACCAGCCGCATCAGCGGTTTGACCGAACATTTCAAAGTCAATGCTAAAGACAACCACTCACGTCGTGGTTTGCTGGCATTGGTTAGCCAACGTCGTAAATTGCTTGATTACCTCAAGCGTAAAAATGCTGACCGCTATCGTTCATTGATTGAGCGTTTGGGTCTGCGTAAGTAA
- the pnp gene encoding polyribonucleotide nucleotidyltransferase has translation MFNKVKKTIQYGAHELTLETGEIARQAAGAVLVSYGDTVVLVAVTARHDVKAGQDFFPLTVDYQEKTYAAGKIPGGFFKREGRPSEKEILTSRLIDRPLRPLFPEAFYNEVQIVATVLSSDSEIDSDIPAIIGASAALAISGIPFYGPLGAARVGYLNGEYVLNPTASQMKESELDLVIAATATAVMMVESEAKELPEDVMLGSVVYGHEQMQSVINIINEMAAEVGKEPWEWTPPEADTALIEKMAALAANDINEAFKIKAKGERSAKLDEIKSRVFAELITEETSTTEANKIKTELFNLEAKTVRSQILNGEPRIDGRDTRTVRPISIRTGVLPRTHGSALFTRGETQALVVATLGTGRDEQVIDALQGEYKDRFMLHYNFPPYCTGETGRVGTPKRREIGHGRLAKRALVAVLPSQEEFGYTFRLVSEIMESNGSSSMASVCGGTLALLDAGVPLKAPVAGVAMGLIKEGNRVAVLTDILGDEDHLGDMDFKVAGTEEGVTALQMDIKITGITKEIMEVALSQAKEGRLHILGIMKEAISGVSQELSAFAPRIITMKINPEKIRDVIGKGGAVIRSITEETGATIDIEDDGTIKIGCVNAEAGEDAKKRIEAITAEVEIGQTYEGPVIKILDFGAIVSLLPGKDGLLHISQIAHQRVNAVGDFLKEGQIVKVKVVEADEKGRVRLSMKALIDPPVAEEQQAAQSQES, from the coding sequence ATGTTTAATAAAGTGAAAAAAACCATTCAGTACGGTGCGCATGAGCTCACCCTGGAAACTGGCGAAATTGCTCGCCAGGCAGCAGGTGCAGTATTGGTGAGCTATGGCGATACCGTTGTTCTGGTCGCTGTTACTGCAAGACATGATGTCAAAGCAGGCCAAGACTTTTTCCCACTAACAGTTGATTATCAAGAGAAGACTTACGCCGCAGGTAAGATTCCTGGCGGCTTTTTCAAGCGCGAAGGCCGTCCTTCAGAAAAAGAGATTCTGACTTCACGTTTGATCGATCGCCCATTGCGTCCATTATTCCCAGAGGCTTTCTATAACGAAGTGCAGATTGTTGCGACAGTATTGTCATCAGATAGCGAAATTGATTCTGACATTCCAGCGATTATTGGCGCTTCAGCTGCATTGGCAATATCAGGTATTCCATTCTACGGGCCGCTAGGCGCAGCACGTGTTGGTTACCTGAATGGTGAATATGTATTGAACCCAACCGCTAGCCAGATGAAAGAGTCTGAGCTTGACTTGGTGATTGCTGCGACAGCAACTGCTGTGATGATGGTTGAGTCAGAAGCGAAAGAATTGCCAGAAGATGTCATGCTGGGCTCTGTCGTTTACGGCCATGAGCAAATGCAATCGGTGATTAACATCATCAACGAAATGGCTGCCGAAGTTGGTAAAGAGCCATGGGAATGGACACCGCCAGAAGCGGATACTGCATTGATTGAGAAGATGGCTGCATTAGCAGCTAACGATATCAATGAAGCATTCAAGATCAAGGCAAAGGGTGAACGCTCAGCCAAGCTGGATGAAATCAAGAGTCGCGTATTTGCTGAATTGATTACTGAAGAAACTTCAACTACCGAAGCGAACAAGATTAAAACAGAATTGTTTAATCTTGAAGCTAAAACCGTCCGTAGCCAGATTCTGAATGGTGAGCCACGTATTGATGGCCGTGATACACGCACAGTGCGTCCTATCAGCATTCGTACTGGTGTTCTGCCACGTACCCATGGTTCTGCACTATTTACTCGTGGTGAGACCCAGGCGCTGGTTGTAGCAACATTGGGTACGGGCCGTGATGAACAAGTGATTGATGCATTGCAAGGCGAGTACAAAGACCGCTTCATGTTGCATTACAACTTCCCTCCATACTGTACAGGTGAAACTGGCCGTGTTGGTACACCAAAACGTCGCGAAATCGGTCATGGCCGTTTAGCTAAGCGTGCTTTAGTTGCAGTGTTGCCTAGCCAGGAAGAGTTTGGTTATACATTCCGCCTAGTATCAGAAATCATGGAATCGAATGGTTCCAGCTCAATGGCATCAGTGTGCGGCGGTACTCTAGCGCTGTTAGATGCAGGCGTGCCACTTAAAGCGCCTGTAGCTGGCGTTGCAATGGGCTTGATCAAAGAAGGCAATCGCGTTGCTGTGTTGACTGATATTCTGGGTGATGAAGATCACCTGGGCGATATGGACTTCAAGGTAGCTGGTACCGAAGAGGGTGTGACCGCTTTGCAAATGGATATCAAGATTACTGGTATCACTAAAGAAATCATGGAAGTTGCGCTTTCACAAGCCAAAGAAGGCCGTTTGCACATCCTTGGCATCATGAAAGAAGCGATAAGTGGTGTTAGCCAAGAGCTTTCAGCATTTGCGCCACGTATCATCACCATGAAGATCAACCCAGAGAAGATTCGTGACGTGATTGGTAAAGGCGGCGCAGTGATTCGTTCTATCACTGAAGAAACTGGTGCAACCATTGATATTGAAGATGACGGTACTATCAAAATCGGTTGTGTGAATGCTGAAGCAGGTGAAGATGCCAAGAAGCGTATTGAAGCGATTACTGCTGAAGTAGAAATCGGCCAGACTTATGAAGGCCCAGTCATCAAGATTCTTGATTTCGGTGCGATTGTTTCATTGCTGCCAGGCAAAGATGGTCTGCTGCATATTTCTCAAATTGCCCATCAGCGTGTGAATGCGGTTGGCGATTTCCTGAAAGAAGGCCAGATTGTTAAGGTTAAGGTAGTTGAGGCGGATGAAAAAGGCCGTGTACGCTTGAGCATGAAAGCGCTGATTGATCCACCAGTGGCTGAAGAGCAACAAGCAGCACAATCTCAAGAGTCCTAA
- a CDS encoding tyrosine-type recombinase/integrase, which produces MHVKHGAYYFVGRDKKWIRLSEDKALALSKWAELEGETPIPPNQEKPIKGSVGELITRYMIEIAPRKAASTYQGNKMEAENLKKVFAKFQARAVLPTHIAKYLDTRGQKSTVRANREISLLSHIFSYGMRWGAVNSNPCIGVAKHKEKGRDRYIMDAEFEGVKSIAGELIATVMDFAYITALRKGDILTLKLEQITDEGIWVKQNKTGAKQLYEWSPGLTDVVARAKALKRPIRGLYLFCTRQGLPYSDSGFKAMWHRVQVKWAEQGGNRFTFHDIRAKALTDAKGLGLDAQSLAGHSSAAMTEHYIKQREFKKVKPLK; this is translated from the coding sequence ATGCACGTCAAACACGGCGCTTATTATTTTGTTGGCCGTGATAAAAAGTGGATACGCCTTTCTGAAGATAAAGCCTTAGCCCTTTCAAAATGGGCAGAGCTCGAAGGCGAAACCCCAATCCCTCCCAATCAAGAAAAACCAATCAAAGGCAGCGTGGGTGAACTGATCACACGTTACATGATCGAGATTGCACCACGTAAAGCAGCTAGCACCTATCAAGGCAATAAGATGGAGGCTGAAAACCTTAAAAAGGTATTCGCTAAATTCCAGGCGCGCGCAGTGCTGCCGACACATATTGCTAAATACCTTGATACACGCGGCCAGAAATCGACTGTAAGAGCCAATAGAGAGATATCTTTGCTATCCCATATATTTAGTTATGGAATGCGCTGGGGCGCTGTAAATAGCAATCCATGCATAGGCGTTGCCAAGCACAAAGAAAAAGGCCGTGATAGATACATCATGGATGCCGAGTTTGAAGGTGTTAAAAGCATTGCTGGCGAGCTCATAGCAACCGTTATGGACTTCGCCTATATTACTGCATTGCGTAAGGGGGACATCCTCACTCTAAAGCTTGAGCAGATCACTGACGAAGGTATATGGGTTAAACAGAATAAGACGGGCGCTAAACAGCTTTATGAGTGGTCACCTGGCCTAACTGATGTCGTGGCACGCGCTAAGGCCTTAAAACGGCCTATACGTGGTTTATATCTATTCTGCACCAGGCAAGGTCTACCATATTCAGACTCAGGCTTTAAAGCCATGTGGCATCGTGTCCAGGTAAAGTGGGCTGAACAAGGTGGCAACCGCTTTACCTTCCATGACATACGGGCAAAAGCATTAACGGATGCTAAAGGGCTCGGATTAGATGCACAATCTCTTGCTGGCCATAGCTCAGCTGCCATGACTGAGCACTACATAAAACAGAGAGAATTTAAAAAGGTAAAACCACTTAAATAA
- the dksA gene encoding RNA polymerase-binding protein DksA, giving the protein MAEAISRQFVPYQAKADEEYMNDKQLNHFVAILNAWKSELSHDIDRTVHTMQDEVTMFADPNDRASQESDMALELRNRDRERKLIKKIDETLNKIKEHDYGYCNGCGVEIGLKRLEARPTATLCIDCKTLDEIRERQVAK; this is encoded by the coding sequence ATGGCTGAAGCAATTTCAAGACAATTCGTTCCTTACCAGGCAAAAGCTGATGAGGAATACATGAACGATAAGCAGCTTAATCACTTTGTTGCCATCCTCAATGCGTGGAAATCAGAGCTGAGCCACGACATTGATCGCACCGTGCACACCATGCAGGATGAAGTCACAATGTTCGCCGACCCTAACGACCGCGCCAGCCAGGAATCTGACATGGCCCTGGAACTGCGTAACCGTGACCGTGAACGCAAACTAATTAAGAAGATTGATGAAACGCTGAACAAGATTAAAGAGCACGACTATGGCTATTGTAATGGTTGTGGCGTAGAGATTGGCCTTAAACGCCTGGAAGCACGGCCTACGGCTACCCTATGTATCGATTGCAAGACATTAGATGAAATACGTGAGCGTCAAGTCGCCAAGTAA
- the folD gene encoding bifunctional methylenetetrahydrofolate dehydrogenase/methenyltetrahydrofolate cyclohydrolase FolD has translation MTAQIINGKAIADSMLNQILLRVKTRLDQGKRAPALAVILIGNDPASSIYVRNKRLACEKVGIRSIVYELPASTSEAELLTMINGLNADDAIDGILVQSPLPPQIDEKLVIEHISAAKDVDGFHPYNIGRLTVRQPTLRSCTPFGVIKMLQATGIELMGLDAVVIGVSNHVGRPMALELLLAGCTVTCCHRHTKDLQANVERADLLVVAAGKAGLVKGEWIKPGGVVIDIGINRLANGSLCGDVDFATAKERAGWITPVPGGVGPMTIATLMENTLLALELRETI, from the coding sequence ATGACCGCCCAAATAATTAACGGCAAAGCCATTGCTGACAGTATGTTGAATCAAATCCTTCTACGTGTAAAAACGCGTTTAGATCAAGGCAAACGTGCACCTGCACTTGCAGTGATTTTAATTGGGAATGATCCTGCCTCCAGCATTTATGTGCGCAACAAAAGACTCGCCTGTGAAAAAGTAGGTATTCGATCTATCGTTTATGAATTACCTGCAAGCACTAGTGAAGCTGAATTGCTTACCATGATCAATGGGCTAAATGCGGATGATGCAATCGACGGCATTCTAGTGCAATCGCCCCTACCTCCACAGATTGATGAAAAGCTGGTGATTGAGCATATCAGCGCAGCAAAAGATGTCGATGGTTTTCATCCATATAACATTGGCCGCCTGACTGTCCGGCAACCGACTCTGCGCTCTTGCACCCCTTTTGGTGTGATTAAAATGCTGCAAGCAACAGGTATCGAGTTAATGGGTTTAGATGCTGTAGTAATCGGTGTATCTAACCATGTAGGGCGCCCAATGGCGCTTGAGCTGCTGTTGGCTGGCTGCACTGTGACATGCTGTCATCGCCATACTAAAGATCTTCAGGCTAACGTTGAGCGTGCCGATTTATTAGTGGTTGCAGCAGGTAAAGCTGGCTTAGTGAAAGGCGAATGGATTAAGCCAGGGGGGGTAGTCATTGATATTGGAATCAATCGTCTGGCGAATGGAAGCCTGTGTGGCGACGTTGATTTTGCAACGGCCAAAGAACGTGCTGGCTGGATCACACCGGTGCCTGGCGGTGTGGGGCCAATGACTATTGCCACCTTAATGGAGAATACATTGCTGGCATTAGAGTTACGCGAAACCATATAG
- a CDS encoding DUF4224 domain-containing protein, which yields MFMSPEELIELTDYKLASHQCRWLTEHGYPFDTSASGRPKVLRSYLEQRLCPQTTTSNSNEPDFEALNR from the coding sequence ATGTTCATGAGCCCTGAAGAATTGATTGAACTGACAGACTACAAGCTGGCTAGTCATCAATGCCGCTGGCTCACTGAGCATGGCTACCCCTTCGATACAAGCGCTAGCGGCCGCCCTAAAGTATTGCGGTCATACCTAGAGCAACGCCTCTGCCCTCAAACCACCACAAGCAACTCAAACGAGCCTGACTTTGAAGCTCTGAACCGCTAA
- the truB gene encoding tRNA pseudouridine(55) synthase TruB, which produces MQFKRIKRDISGVLLLDKPLGISSNQALQQVKRLYQAAKAGHTGSLDPLATGLLPICFGEATKFSHFLLDADKSYRALVALGSTTTTADAEGEVLATKEVNVNQALVEAVLKAFTGPINQVPPMYSALKHEGKNLYEYARAGIEIEREARNVTIYSLVLNSLNEHTIDMTVVCSKGTYIRTLAEDIGQMLGCGAHLNGLRRLTSAHFLLNQALTIEQLEAMTAEQRDACLLAPDVAIDNLPRVDIDEDSAFYLMRGQEVWKSGLNIQSQFRIYNHLGIFLGLGEQTADGKIAPKRLVSSK; this is translated from the coding sequence TTGCAATTTAAAAGAATCAAACGTGATATCAGTGGCGTGCTGCTACTGGATAAGCCGCTAGGCATATCCAGTAATCAGGCATTGCAGCAGGTTAAACGACTCTATCAAGCCGCTAAAGCTGGCCATACAGGCAGCTTAGACCCATTGGCGACTGGGCTTTTGCCAATCTGCTTTGGCGAGGCTACAAAATTTTCCCATTTTTTGCTGGATGCCGATAAAAGTTATCGTGCATTGGTAGCTCTTGGTAGCACGACGACGACTGCTGATGCAGAGGGCGAGGTATTAGCTACTAAGGAGGTGAATGTAAACCAAGCTCTGGTAGAAGCTGTTCTGAAGGCCTTTACTGGTCCAATAAACCAAGTACCGCCCATGTATTCTGCATTGAAGCATGAGGGCAAGAATCTGTATGAATATGCCAGAGCTGGCATAGAGATCGAACGTGAAGCGCGTAACGTGACCATTTATAGCTTGGTGCTTAATAGTCTTAACGAGCACACCATAGATATGACGGTTGTATGTAGCAAGGGTACTTATATTCGCACCCTGGCTGAAGACATCGGTCAAATGCTTGGCTGCGGCGCTCACCTGAACGGCTTGCGCAGACTGACAAGTGCGCATTTTTTGCTAAATCAAGCGCTGACAATAGAACAGTTGGAGGCGATGACCGCTGAGCAAAGAGATGCCTGTTTGCTAGCACCCGACGTAGCTATCGACAATCTGCCGCGTGTGGATATTGATGAAGACAGCGCTTTTTATTTAATGCGCGGTCAAGAAGTATGGAAATCGGGTCTGAACATACAAAGTCAGTTTCGTATTTATAACCATCTGGGGATTTTTCTGGGCTTGGGCGAGCAAACTGCTGATGGCAAAATTGCACCCAAGCGATTAGTTTCAAGTAAATAA